A genome region from Corynebacterium uberis includes the following:
- a CDS encoding fructose-specific PTS transporter subunit EIIC has product MTLKQPLVLAITACPTGIAHTYMAAEKLQQAAAGAGVEVRVETHGSIGVEGTFTDAELEAADAVLIAADTVIDKARFAGLRVLSVPVDAAIKDPGGLLRRTLEAPVQQAGAGTADQAAQSSAPGMHVGQLAYRGLMNGVSHMIPFVVTGGLLLAVALSVGGQPTEAGLVIPEGSFWHSIEQIGVLAFGLMVPVLSAYIAAGIADRPGLAPGFITGMIAVTGSLYGSQAGAGFIGGIITGMLSGVVALGIRKIPVGKFVAPIWPIIVIPIITTLVVGLAFIYVIGHPLASLFEGLTTALQGMDEGSVVIVGAVLGAMIAFDMGGPFNKTAFLFGGGLIAAGNPHPMGMVAAAIAVPPLAVGLATLLRRGWFNKAERDSGVAALLMGFFGITEGAIPLAASRPLQVIPANVIGGAVAGALAGVWGATDHVMHGGPIVAVLGAVDNVVGFFAAMGCGVAVTTVLVLVGAGISRRRHAAAAPQEQAQVPVLSPQVVLLDAPATSQESVVAALIEAAAAEGRIGDARDVGVAVARREQLSSTAVGDGVAIPHARTAGVTAATLAVARLKEPGVEWDAPDGAAVRVVFLIVVPADAGKQHLAVLARLAKALTRTSLREDVLAAQHADEVVERLRAVLEPEPAQAQQA; this is encoded by the coding sequence ATGACACTTAAGCAACCATTGGTGCTGGCGATTACCGCCTGCCCCACCGGTATCGCGCACACGTACATGGCGGCGGAGAAGCTTCAGCAGGCCGCCGCGGGCGCCGGGGTGGAGGTGCGGGTAGAAACGCACGGTTCCATCGGCGTGGAGGGAACGTTCACGGATGCAGAGCTGGAGGCCGCGGATGCGGTGCTCATCGCGGCAGACACGGTGATTGATAAGGCTCGTTTTGCGGGCCTGCGGGTGTTGTCCGTCCCGGTTGATGCGGCGATCAAGGACCCGGGCGGGTTGCTGCGCCGCACGCTGGAGGCGCCGGTGCAGCAGGCGGGTGCTGGTACAGCGGACCAGGCCGCGCAGTCGAGCGCTCCGGGCATGCACGTGGGCCAGCTGGCCTACCGCGGCTTGATGAACGGCGTGTCCCACATGATTCCCTTCGTGGTCACCGGCGGTTTGCTGCTGGCGGTGGCGCTGTCGGTGGGCGGCCAGCCCACGGAGGCCGGTCTGGTCATCCCGGAGGGTAGCTTCTGGCATTCCATCGAGCAGATCGGGGTGTTGGCCTTTGGGCTGATGGTTCCCGTGCTGTCCGCCTATATTGCGGCGGGTATTGCGGATCGCCCGGGCCTGGCGCCCGGGTTTATCACCGGCATGATTGCGGTGACGGGCTCGCTGTATGGTTCGCAGGCGGGCGCGGGATTTATCGGCGGCATTATTACGGGCATGCTTTCGGGCGTGGTGGCGCTGGGGATCCGCAAGATCCCGGTGGGTAAGTTTGTGGCGCCGATTTGGCCGATCATTGTCATCCCGATCATCACCACGCTGGTGGTGGGTCTGGCGTTCATCTATGTCATCGGCCACCCGCTGGCCAGCCTGTTTGAGGGTTTGACTACCGCGTTGCAGGGCATGGACGAGGGCTCGGTGGTCATCGTGGGCGCCGTGCTGGGCGCCATGATCGCCTTTGACATGGGCGGGCCGTTTAATAAGACGGCGTTCCTCTTCGGCGGCGGGCTGATTGCGGCGGGCAACCCGCACCCGATGGGCATGGTGGCCGCGGCGATTGCGGTGCCGCCGCTGGCGGTGGGCCTGGCCACGCTGCTGCGCCGCGGCTGGTTCAATAAGGCCGAGCGCGACTCGGGCGTGGCGGCGCTGCTCATGGGGTTCTTTGGCATCACGGAGGGGGCGATTCCGCTGGCGGCGTCGCGCCCCTTGCAGGTCATCCCGGCGAACGTCATCGGCGGTGCGGTGGCAGGTGCCCTGGCGGGGGTGTGGGGCGCGACCGATCACGTCATGCATGGCGGGCCCATCGTGGCGGTGCTTGGCGCGGTGGACAATGTGGTTGGCTTCTTTGCCGCGATGGGCTGCGGTGTTGCCGTGACTACCGTGTTGGTGCTGGTGGGGGCGGGGATCTCGCGGCGTCGGCACGCGGCCGCCGCACCGCAGGAGCAGGCGCAGGTGCCGGTGCTCAGTCCGCAGGTGGTGCTTCTCGACGCCCCCGCCACCTCCCAAGAGTCCGTGGTTGCGGCGCTGATTGAGGCCGCCGCTGCCGAGGGCCGTATCGGCGATGCCCGGGATGTGGGCGTGGCGGTGGCCCGGCGGGAGCAGTTGTCGTCGACCGCTGTGGGCGATGGCGTGGCCATCCCGCACGCGCGCACGGCCGGTGTCACGGCGGCGACGCTGGCGGTGGCCCGCCTCAAGGAGCCGGGTGTGGAGTGGGACGCCCCGGATGGCGCCGCGGTGCGGGTGGTGTTCCTCATTGTTGTGCCCGCGGACGCGGGCAAGCAGCACCTGGCGGTGCTGGCGCGGCTGGCCAAGGCGCTCACGCGTACGTCACTGCGTGAGGACGTGCTGGCCGCGCAGCACGCGGACGAGGTGGTGGAGCGCCTGCGCGCGGTGCTGGAGCCGGAGCCGGCACAGGCCCAGCAGGCTTAA
- a CDS encoding GDSL-type esterase/lipase family protein gives MTAHPHSRFRRLATAAAALVASAGVCAGLATPASAALPPFPGPWNEYTGKSDGVKQMVVFGDSFTAHAGKGGPRWLEPAQVSYLSSCATDKENWPKLLADSRHQSLGDWSCNGTGRIPFGDIYSYVESAINYGDLGPSTEQVMLMYGGMDPLQWVDTGAEIAIPGGVNATAFRAEVAWFANRVREVAPRARITVVGYPEMTDRDRLCVANDPAQVAVPVPGATLVEQKLSDNLRHAAGANGLGFVDVYAASRGHSSCNPDPNQRWTVGYVDSAAHTMPMHPSNEGQRQMARIIGEALG, from the coding sequence ATGACAGCTCACCCCCACTCACGGTTCCGGCGCCTGGCCACGGCTGCGGCCGCCCTGGTGGCAAGCGCCGGTGTGTGCGCCGGACTGGCTACACCCGCTTCTGCGGCACTGCCGCCTTTCCCGGGCCCGTGGAATGAGTACACCGGCAAGTCGGACGGGGTCAAGCAGATGGTGGTCTTCGGTGATTCCTTCACCGCCCACGCCGGTAAGGGCGGTCCTCGCTGGCTGGAGCCGGCCCAGGTGTCTTATCTGTCCAGCTGCGCGACGGATAAGGAAAACTGGCCGAAGCTGCTGGCGGATTCCCGCCACCAGTCGTTGGGTGACTGGTCCTGCAACGGGACCGGGCGCATCCCCTTCGGTGACATTTACTCCTACGTGGAGTCGGCCATTAACTATGGGGACCTTGGTCCCAGTACCGAGCAGGTCATGCTCATGTACGGCGGCATGGATCCGCTCCAGTGGGTGGACACTGGCGCGGAGATTGCGATCCCTGGTGGCGTGAATGCCACGGCTTTCCGCGCGGAGGTGGCGTGGTTTGCTAACCGGGTCCGCGAGGTCGCTCCTCGTGCTCGCATCACGGTGGTGGGTTATCCGGAGATGACGGACCGGGACAGGTTGTGTGTGGCCAATGATCCCGCGCAGGTTGCGGTGCCGGTTCCCGGGGCCACGCTGGTGGAGCAGAAGCTCAGTGACAATCTGCGCCATGCTGCTGGCGCCAACGGCCTGGGCTTTGTGGATGTTTATGCCGCGTCGCGTGGGCATTCTTCCTGTAACCCTGACCCCAACCAGCGCTGGACGGTGGGGTACGTGGATAGCGCGGCGCACACCATGCCCATGCACCCCTCGAATGAGGGGCAGCGGCAGATGGCGCGAATCATTGGAGAGGCCCTGGGTTAG
- a CDS encoding GNAT family N-acetyltransferase, with protein sequence MSVTYTAAPLAELSPIDVHNLYKLRVDVYVAEQATPYAEIDDTDAHPDTLHLRSLNSDGRLIGCARLFPTPGRDDDIHFGRLVIAADARHAGLGSDMVRYALEVVRERFPGRGVTLEAMATLQDFYRALGFHVSGEEYLDTGVAHIPMTRREV encoded by the coding sequence ATGTCCGTGACGTACACCGCAGCCCCACTCGCGGAACTCAGCCCCATCGACGTACACAACCTGTACAAGCTACGGGTGGATGTCTACGTTGCCGAACAAGCCACCCCCTACGCCGAAATCGACGACACCGACGCCCACCCAGACACCCTCCACCTGCGCAGCCTCAACTCAGACGGCCGCCTCATCGGCTGCGCCCGGCTCTTCCCCACCCCCGGGCGCGATGACGACATCCACTTCGGCCGCCTGGTCATCGCCGCCGACGCCCGCCACGCCGGCCTCGGCTCAGACATGGTGCGCTACGCCCTCGAGGTCGTGCGCGAACGCTTCCCCGGCCGCGGCGTCACCCTGGAAGCCATGGCCACCCTCCAGGACTTCTACCGCGCCCTCGGCTTCCACGTCAGCGGCGAGGAATACCTGGACACCGGAGTGGCCCACATCCCCATGACCCGCCGCGAAGTCTAA
- the purT gene encoding formate-dependent phosphoribosylglycinamide formyltransferase translates to MPYAETIGTPLTASATRVMLLGSGALSKELALSFQRLGVEVHAVDRVRHAPAQQVAHVAHVMDVSDPEAVTELIGRVRPHYIIPEVNLVAVDVLEAAEATRTAMVVPSAKAAALSTNREGVRRLASEELGLPTASYRFVSELMEFEVAVGSIGFPCVAKADAESPGARAHRVIRRPEEVRPAWEELSGQSRRVVVEKMVDFDFDVTILAVRSVDPETGRLATWFCEPIGHAFRNGEYAESWQPLKMNPAALDNARSVAARVSNALGGRGVFSVKMFVAGEDVYFSEVLARPHDTGLVTLCTQRYSQFDLHARAVLGLPIDVTLVSPGASAGIFSPVEAQSVVYRGLEKALAVPEANVEVFGRQRVRVGRRLAEATATADTVATALERAKAAAAAVRVEPAEGF, encoded by the coding sequence ATGCCATACGCGGAGACTATTGGAACACCCCTGACTGCCAGCGCCACGCGCGTGATGCTGCTTGGCTCCGGGGCGCTGAGCAAGGAATTGGCACTGTCCTTTCAGCGCCTCGGGGTTGAGGTCCATGCGGTTGACAGGGTGCGCCACGCTCCCGCGCAGCAGGTGGCGCATGTGGCGCACGTGATGGACGTGTCTGATCCGGAGGCGGTGACGGAGTTAATCGGGCGGGTGCGGCCGCATTACATCATCCCGGAGGTCAATTTGGTGGCCGTGGATGTGTTGGAGGCGGCGGAGGCCACGCGCACGGCGATGGTGGTTCCTAGTGCTAAGGCTGCGGCGTTGAGTACTAATCGGGAGGGGGTGCGCAGGCTGGCTTCGGAGGAGCTGGGCTTGCCTACGGCTAGTTATCGTTTTGTCTCTGAGCTCATGGAGTTTGAGGTTGCCGTGGGCTCTATTGGTTTTCCCTGCGTGGCTAAGGCTGATGCGGAGTCGCCGGGGGCGCGTGCGCATCGGGTGATTCGCCGTCCGGAGGAGGTGCGTCCGGCGTGGGAGGAGTTGTCGGGCCAGTCGCGTCGGGTGGTGGTGGAGAAGATGGTGGATTTTGATTTTGATGTCACCATCTTGGCGGTGCGTTCGGTGGATCCGGAGACGGGTCGGCTGGCCACGTGGTTCTGTGAGCCGATTGGGCATGCGTTCCGGAATGGGGAGTATGCGGAGTCGTGGCAGCCGTTGAAGATGAATCCGGCGGCGTTGGATAACGCCCGTTCGGTGGCGGCCCGGGTGTCTAATGCGTTGGGGGGCCGCGGGGTGTTTAGTGTGAAGATGTTCGTCGCGGGCGAGGACGTCTATTTTTCTGAGGTGTTGGCCCGTCCGCACGATACGGGCCTGGTTACGTTGTGCACGCAGCGCTATTCGCAGTTTGACCTGCATGCCCGGGCGGTGTTGGGTTTGCCTATCGACGTCACGTTGGTCTCCCCGGGTGCGTCCGCCGGCATTTTTTCTCCCGTGGAGGCGCAGTCCGTGGTGTACCGGGGCCTGGAGAAGGCTTTAGCGGTGCCGGAGGCCAACGTGGAGGTCTTTGGGCGCCAGCGGGTGCGGGTGGGGCGTCGATTAGCGGAGGCGACGGCGACGGCGGACACGGTGGCTACCGCGTTGGAGCGGGCGAAGGCTGCGGCTGCGGCGGTGCGGGTGGAGCCAGCCGAGGGTTTTTAG